The following are encoded together in the Hemicordylus capensis ecotype Gifberg chromosome 4, rHemCap1.1.pri, whole genome shotgun sequence genome:
- the GPR88 gene encoding probable G-protein coupled receptor 88 gives MPNTSTSSSSSSSSSSSSPSSLQLLLCEEDSQGTRISLSLLYLLLAISGTVSNVMVIYLVFTFRKLRTASNAFIVNSCIADLSVCGLWMPQEAVQGLLPPDSSTVHSEGYRLLRVGLVGLGLIVSLLSHLLVAVNRYVLITKPPITYQAIYQRKFIAWMIGLSWGFALLLVLVPPGLRKWQPILQETRSATSSNSPNYTGLLVALAVLSQTVLLLHCYIGIVRRVQGSVKRVSVLNFHLLQQLPFPAGPQAPRRAQRRLSSISVLLLCLAFLLATQPMVWVSLLGFFLPSMPRGLQLASWLLFCSLSAFNPLLYTWKNEEFRRCMRSVLPGGETPAVAVVAAVAATTTLPTVSPLPQEPSQLGTKVESMGSLVLQ, from the coding sequence ATGCCCAACACctctacttcctcctcctcctcctcctcctcctcctcctccagtcccaGCTCCCTACAACTTCTGCTTTGCGAAGAAGACTCCCAAGGGACCAGAATCTCTTTGTCTCTTCTCTACTTGCTGTTAGCCATTTCTGGGACTGTATCCAACGTCATGGTAATTTATCTGGTCTTCACCTTCCGGAAGCTGCGCACTGCCAGCAATGCTTTTATTGTCAACAGTTGCATTGCTGACCTGAGTGTGTGTGGCCTTTGGATGCCACAGGAAGCAGTGCAGGGACTGCTACCCCCTGATTCCTCTACTGTCCACTCTGAAGGATACCGCTTGCTCCGCGTTGGGCTTGTAGGCCTTGGACTCATTGTCTCTCTGCTTTCTCACCTCTTGGTGGCTGTCAACCGGTATGTCCTGATCACCAAGCCCCCCATCACGTACCAGGCCATTTACCAGCGGAAGTTCATAGCCTGGATGATCGGCTTGTCCTGGGGTTTTGCCCTGCTGCTCGTCTTGGTTCCGCCGGGGCTACGAAAGTGGCAACCCATCCTGCAGGAAACTAGGAGtgccaccagcagcaacagcccaaACTACACAGGCTTGCTGGTAGCCTTGGCTGTTCTAAGCCAGACGGTTCTTCTGCTCCACTGCTACATAGGGATTGTGAGGAGGGTACAGGGCAGCGTCAAGCGGGTCAGTGTCCTCAACTTCCACCTGCTGCAACAGCTGCCCTTCCCAGCTGGCCCACAAGCTCCACGCCGGGCACAGCGACGTTTGAGCAGCATCTCCGTCTTGCTCCTCTGTCTCGCGTTTCTCCTGGCCACACAGCCCATGGTGTGGGTAAGTCTACTGGGCTTTTTCTTGCCGTCCATGCCACGGGGGCTGCAGCTAGCCAGCTGGCTGCTTTTCTGTTCTCTTTCTGCCTTCAACCCCCTGCTCTACACCTGGAAGAACGAGGAGTTCCGTCGCTGCATGCGCTCAGTGCTACCGGGAGGGGAAACGCCTGCTGTTGCTGTGGTGGCGGCAGTAGCCGCCACAACCACCCTCCCCACAGTGTCTCCTTTGCCTCAGGAGCCATCACAGCTGGGCACAAAGGTGGAAAGCATGGGGAGCTTAGTACTTCAGTGA